The region GATGCAGAAAAAATCTATTCTATTTTTGAATCAATTTACAAAGTAACTATTAAGAAAACAGATTATTAATTTTTTAAAGCCTCTAAAAAATATTGAGGTGGTCTTGTTGGCTTTTTTGTATTAATATCTACAAATGCTAAAACTACATTTGCAGTACACAGAATTTGTTGCAAATCATTCAGTATTTCATACTCAAATTCGACCAGAGCAGTAGGCGATTTTTTTAGTTGGGTTTTTACTTTAATTAGGTCGTCGTAAAAAGCTGATTTTTTGAAATTTATAGATAACGACACTACAGGAAGCGCAATTCCTTCTTTTTCCATTTTTTTATAAGATATACCCAACTTACGCAACCATTCTATTCTAGCAAGTTCTAGATATAATGCGTAATTTCCGTGATGAACAACTCCCATTTGGTCTGTTTC is a window of Olleya sp. YS DNA encoding:
- a CDS encoding thioesterase family protein, producing MKQDEIEIRVRYAETDQMGVVHHGNYALYLELARIEWLRKLGISYKKMEKEGIALPVVSLSINFKKSAFYDDLIKVKTQLKKSPTALVEFEYEILNDLQQILCTANVVLAFVDINTKKPTRPPQYFLEALKN